In Streptomyces sp. NBC_01439, the following are encoded in one genomic region:
- a CDS encoding aminoglycoside phosphotransferase family protein, which translates to MTHTETEVTAELVRDLLSDQHPDLADRPVRFGARGWDNQLWRLGDDLAVRLPWATPSADALLRKEHAWLPALAPTLPLPVPVPQRIGEPSERFPRPWIVTTWVPGEPADRAPATKAGDAAEALAAFLTALHRPAPDGAPVGNHGRGGPLADLADGFAEGLASATGMGLIPDPDAVRAVWEDAVAAPVWEGPAMWLHGDLHPANVLTAGGTFCGVIDFGDLCAGDPACDLAAPWILLPDGAADRFHAVYRPTPDEATLRRARGWAVQRALGGILIGEAGVRGRPGGKPTWGPPAQATLRRLVATAG; encoded by the coding sequence ATGACGCACACCGAAACAGAGGTCACCGCGGAGCTGGTCCGGGACCTGTTAAGCGACCAGCACCCCGACCTGGCGGACCGCCCCGTACGGTTCGGCGCCCGTGGCTGGGACAACCAGCTGTGGCGGCTCGGGGACGACCTCGCCGTCCGGCTGCCCTGGGCGACCCCGTCCGCGGACGCGCTGCTGCGCAAGGAGCACGCCTGGCTGCCCGCGCTCGCCCCGACCCTTCCCCTGCCCGTTCCCGTCCCGCAGCGCATCGGCGAACCCTCCGAGAGGTTCCCGCGCCCCTGGATCGTCACCACCTGGGTGCCCGGCGAGCCCGCCGACCGCGCCCCTGCCACGAAGGCCGGCGACGCGGCCGAAGCGCTGGCCGCCTTCCTGACGGCCCTCCACCGACCCGCTCCCGACGGGGCACCCGTCGGGAACCACGGTCGCGGGGGGCCGCTGGCGGACCTCGCCGACGGGTTCGCCGAGGGGCTCGCCTCGGCCACCGGGATGGGGCTGATCCCCGACCCGGACGCCGTCCGCGCGGTCTGGGAGGACGCGGTCGCCGCACCCGTCTGGGAGGGTCCTGCGATGTGGCTCCACGGTGACCTCCATCCGGCCAACGTCCTCACCGCGGGCGGCACCTTCTGCGGCGTGATCGACTTCGGTGACCTCTGCGCGGGCGATCCGGCCTGCGACCTCGCCGCCCCCTGGATCCTGCTGCCGGACGGCGCCGCCGACCGCTTCCACGCCGTCTACCGGCCGACCCCGGACGAGGCCACGCTGCGCCGTGCCCGCGGCTGGGCCGTGCAGCGCGCCCTCGGCGGCATCCTCATCGGCGAGGCCGGCGTCCGCGGCCGACCGGGCGGCAAGCCCACCTGGGGCCCGCCCGCCCAGGCCACACTGCGCCGCCTCGTGGCGACGGCCGGCTGA
- a CDS encoding anti-sigma factor, which translates to MNAADPHTLTGAYALDALEPEERAAVERHLADCVSCTQEVREFSETVTRLGLAVAAPPSATLRDEVMRRIATVRQEGPTTVRAARGGHVRPRWRPVPSWALAACIAGAVALGGVAVAQYEQAEDARQQAQQARLTNDAVGSVLAAADARVTTAPLRGGAVGTVVVSAARNQAVFAASGLPAPPSGKVYQLWYDDGGKMRSAGLMDSGAPATATLLDGPVNTASGMGVTVEPAGGSPQPTSAPVALLAFPKA; encoded by the coding sequence GTGAACGCCGCGGATCCGCACACGTTGACGGGCGCGTACGCGCTCGACGCCCTGGAACCGGAGGAGCGGGCCGCCGTCGAGCGGCACCTCGCCGACTGCGTGTCCTGCACGCAGGAGGTCCGGGAGTTCTCCGAGACCGTCACGCGCCTCGGGCTCGCCGTGGCGGCGCCGCCGAGTGCCACGCTGCGGGACGAGGTGATGCGCCGGATCGCGACGGTGCGCCAGGAGGGGCCCACGACGGTCAGGGCCGCGCGCGGCGGCCACGTACGACCCCGCTGGCGGCCGGTGCCGAGCTGGGCCCTGGCGGCCTGCATCGCGGGGGCCGTGGCGCTCGGCGGTGTCGCGGTGGCGCAGTACGAACAGGCCGAGGACGCCCGGCAGCAGGCGCAGCAGGCCCGACTCACGAACGATGCCGTCGGCTCGGTCCTCGCGGCCGCCGACGCCCGGGTGACCACGGCGCCGCTGCGGGGCGGAGCGGTGGGCACGGTGGTCGTGTCGGCCGCCCGCAACCAGGCGGTCTTCGCTGCCTCCGGCCTGCCGGCGCCGCCCAGCGGGAAGGTGTACCAGCTCTGGTACGACGACGGCGGGAAGATGCGTTCGGCGGGGCTGATGGACAGCGGTGCCCCGGCGACGGCCACCCTCCTCGACGGCCCGGTCAACACGGCCTCGGGGATGGGCGTCACCGTCGAACCGGCCGGCGGCTCCCCGCAGCCGACCTCGGCTCCGGTGGCCCTGCTGGCCTTCCCGAAGGCCTGA
- a CDS encoding sigma-70 family RNA polymerase sigma factor codes for MRENVRIGRHPSAAPDLPELMGRVARGDQQAFTAVFEAVSGPVLGLVRTVLRDPAQSEEVAQEVLVELWRTAARYQPARGSVMNWVLTLAHRRAVDRVRSAQASTNREKRAALLDHTTAYDEVVEQVETRLEREQVRRCLNGLSELQRQSVTLAYYRGLTHREVAELLSLPLGTVKTRLRDGLIRLRDCLGVGV; via the coding sequence GTGAGAGAGAACGTGCGCATAGGCCGGCATCCGTCGGCCGCTCCCGACCTGCCGGAACTGATGGGCCGAGTGGCCCGCGGTGATCAGCAGGCGTTCACGGCCGTCTTCGAGGCGGTGTCGGGCCCGGTGCTGGGCCTCGTGCGGACCGTGCTGCGGGACCCGGCCCAGTCCGAGGAGGTCGCCCAGGAAGTACTGGTCGAGCTCTGGCGGACCGCCGCCCGCTACCAGCCCGCGCGGGGCTCGGTGATGAACTGGGTGCTGACCCTGGCCCACCGCCGGGCCGTCGACCGGGTGCGCTCCGCGCAGGCGTCGACCAACCGCGAGAAGCGGGCGGCGCTGCTGGACCACACCACGGCCTACGACGAGGTGGTGGAGCAGGTGGAGACCCGGCTGGAACGCGAACAGGTGCGGCGCTGTCTGAACGGACTCAGCGAACTGCAGCGCCAGTCGGTCACCCTGGCGTACTACCGCGGCCTGACCCACCGGGAGGTCGCGGAGTTGCTGTCCCTACCGTTGGGTACCGTGAAGACACGGTTGCGCGACGGGCTCATCCGGCTCCGTGACTGTCTGGGGGTGGGCGTGTGA
- a CDS encoding fasciclin domain-containing protein codes for MSIHTFRRTALVVTAAVLLPLALSACSEESTSNQGAAAPDAVSSPQPIGDTDTGAGGPFGPACASVPKSGAGSFDGMAMDPVATAASNNPALSTLVAAVKKAGLVDTLNNAQNITVFAPTNDAFAKIPKADLDKVLADKETLTKILTYHVVGEKLTPQQLGSGSFQTLQKGMITTKGSGTAYQVNDSSKVVCGNVPTANATVYIVDTVLMPK; via the coding sequence ATGAGCATTCACACCTTCCGTCGTACCGCCCTCGTAGTGACCGCCGCAGTGCTGCTTCCGCTGGCACTGTCCGCCTGTTCGGAGGAGAGTACGAGCAATCAGGGTGCCGCCGCGCCCGACGCGGTCTCCTCACCCCAGCCGATCGGCGACACCGACACCGGTGCGGGCGGTCCGTTCGGTCCGGCGTGCGCCTCGGTGCCCAAGAGCGGCGCGGGCTCCTTCGACGGCATGGCGATGGACCCGGTCGCCACCGCCGCCTCGAACAACCCGGCGCTGTCGACCCTGGTCGCGGCCGTGAAGAAGGCCGGCTTGGTGGACACGTTGAACAACGCCCAGAACATCACGGTGTTCGCGCCGACCAACGACGCGTTCGCGAAGATCCCGAAGGCGGACCTGGACAAGGTCCTGGCCGACAAGGAGACCCTGACCAAGATCCTCACGTATCACGTGGTCGGCGAGAAGCTCACCCCGCAGCAACTGGGCAGCGGCTCCTTCCAGACCCTTCAGAAGGGCATGATCACCACCAAGGGCTCGGGCACCGCCTACCAGGTGAACGATTCCTCCAAGGTGGTCTGCGGCAACGTTCCCACCGCCAACGCCACCGTCTACATCGTCGACACGGTCCTCATGCCGAAGTAG
- a CDS encoding SDR family oxidoreductase encodes MTDAQGPSVPGTRCLVTGATGYIGGRLVPELITAGHRVRCLARTPEKLRDHPWAGQAEIVRGDVTDAASLAPALQDVDVAYYLVHALGTGRDFEHTDRLAARNFAEQARAAGVRRIVYLGGLTPSGVPDRDLSPHLRSRAEVGRILLDSGVPTTVLRAAVIIGSGSASFEMLRYLTERLPVMVTPSWVRTRIQPIAVRDVLRYLVGSAGMPAEVSRAFDIGGPDVLTYLDMMRRYARVDGLPQRLILPVPVLTPRLSSHWVGLVTPVPRAIARPLAESLKYEVVCDEHDIATWVPDPPGTPLDFDTALTYALKKVREAQVLTRWSSASVPGAPSDPLPTDPDWAGGSLYTDVRERIVEASPQALWRVVEGIGGENGWYSFPLAWAVRGRFDRLVGGVGLRRGRRDAAHLRVGDSLDFWRVEEIERGRLLRLRAEMRLPGLAWLEMYVEHDGDGRTRYRQRALFHPRGLAGHLYWWSVSPFHAVVFGGMARNIARTAADDDRGPAALPGSAAPPASAASAAAARAE; translated from the coding sequence ATGACGGACGCACAAGGACCCTCGGTCCCGGGGACCCGGTGCCTGGTCACCGGAGCCACCGGCTACATCGGCGGCCGGCTCGTGCCCGAGCTCATCACCGCGGGCCACCGGGTGCGCTGCCTCGCCCGCACCCCGGAGAAACTGCGCGACCACCCCTGGGCGGGGCAGGCGGAGATCGTCCGCGGTGACGTCACCGACGCCGCGTCGCTCGCCCCCGCCCTGCAGGACGTGGACGTCGCCTACTACCTCGTGCACGCCCTCGGCACCGGGCGGGACTTCGAGCACACCGACCGCCTGGCCGCCCGGAACTTCGCCGAGCAGGCCCGCGCCGCCGGCGTCCGCCGCATCGTCTACCTGGGCGGACTCACCCCGAGCGGCGTTCCCGACCGGGACCTCTCGCCCCATCTGCGCTCCCGCGCCGAGGTCGGACGCATCCTCCTGGACTCCGGCGTCCCCACCACGGTGCTCCGCGCCGCCGTCATCATCGGCTCCGGCTCGGCCTCCTTCGAGATGCTCCGCTACCTGACCGAACGACTGCCCGTGATGGTCACCCCCAGCTGGGTGCGCACCCGGATCCAGCCCATCGCCGTCCGCGACGTACTGCGCTACCTGGTCGGCAGCGCCGGCATGCCCGCCGAGGTCAGCCGCGCCTTCGACATCGGCGGCCCCGACGTCCTCACCTACCTCGACATGATGCGCCGCTACGCCCGCGTCGACGGGCTGCCCCAGCGGCTCATCCTGCCCGTCCCCGTCCTCACCCCGCGGCTCTCCAGCCACTGGGTCGGCCTGGTCACCCCGGTGCCCCGCGCCATCGCCCGCCCCCTCGCGGAGTCCCTCAAGTACGAGGTCGTCTGCGACGAGCACGACATCGCCACCTGGGTGCCCGACCCGCCCGGCACCCCCCTCGACTTCGACACGGCCCTCACCTACGCCCTCAAGAAGGTCCGCGAAGCCCAGGTCCTCACCCGCTGGTCCTCCGCCTCCGTGCCCGGCGCGCCGAGCGACCCGCTGCCCACCGACCCGGACTGGGCCGGCGGCAGCCTCTACACCGACGTGCGCGAACGCATCGTCGAGGCCTCGCCGCAGGCCCTGTGGCGGGTCGTGGAGGGGATCGGCGGGGAGAACGGCTGGTACTCCTTCCCGCTCGCCTGGGCCGTCCGCGGCCGGTTCGACCGGCTCGTCGGCGGCGTCGGACTGCGCCGGGGCCGCCGTGACGCCGCGCACCTGCGGGTCGGCGACTCCCTGGACTTCTGGCGGGTCGAGGAGATCGAACGGGGCCGCCTGCTCAGGCTCCGCGCCGAGATGCGGCTGCCCGGGCTCGCCTGGCTCGAGATGTACGTCGAGCACGACGGGGACGGCCGCACCCGGTACCGGCAGCGGGCGCTCTTCCACCCGCGCGGCCTGGCCGGTCACCTGTACTGGTGGAGCGTTTCGCCGTTCCACGCGGTGGTCTTCGGGGGCATGGCCCGCAACATCGCGCGCACGGCGGCGGATGACGACCGCGGCCCGGCCGCACTCCCGGGATCCGCCGCGCCCCCCGCATCCGCTGCATCCGCCGCAGCCGCCCGCGCCGAATGA
- a CDS encoding cryptochrome/photolyase family protein: MNVSVVLFTSDLRVHDHPPLRAALGPGNETVPLFVRDPAVDRAGFAAPNRLAFLADCLAGLDSELRERGGRLVVRSGDPVAEVCAVVRQADADEVHMAAGCSAFALRREQRLRSALEADGRRLYVHDGVVTALPAGAVTPSGSDHFAVFTPYFRRWSGERLREPLAPPREVRVPGAIRSEALPSRAAVAAVSAGLATGGEPEGRQRLVDWLGKYADGYEEGHDDLPGDATSRLSPYIHFGAVSAAEAVHRARSRGGAGAEAFVRQLCWRDFQYQLLAARPGAAARDYRTRADRWRRGKAAEADLLAWKEGRTGYPVVDAAMRQLAHEGWMPGRGRLLAASFLTKTLYIDWRAGARHFLDLLVDGDVANNQLNWQWVAGTGTDSRPNRVLNPVIQGKRYDPDGAYVRRWIPELAGLSGPSVHEPWRLAGPERARYDYPHPLVGLPEGLARFRQARGKDGP, from the coding sequence ATGAACGTCTCGGTCGTCCTGTTCACCTCGGACCTCCGCGTCCACGACCATCCGCCGCTGCGCGCCGCGCTGGGCCCGGGGAACGAGACCGTTCCGCTCTTCGTCCGGGACCCGGCGGTCGACCGCGCCGGCTTCGCGGCGCCCAACCGGCTCGCCTTCCTCGCGGACTGCCTGGCCGGACTCGACTCCGAGCTGCGCGAGCGCGGCGGCCGGCTCGTGGTGCGCTCGGGGGACCCCGTCGCCGAGGTGTGCGCCGTCGTACGGCAGGCCGACGCCGACGAGGTGCACATGGCGGCCGGGTGCAGCGCCTTCGCCCTGCGCCGCGAGCAGCGGCTGCGCAGCGCACTGGAGGCCGACGGGCGGCGCCTGTACGTCCATGACGGCGTGGTCACCGCCCTGCCCGCCGGCGCCGTGACACCGAGCGGATCCGATCACTTCGCCGTCTTCACCCCGTACTTCAGGCGCTGGTCGGGCGAGCGGTTGCGCGAGCCGCTCGCGCCGCCGCGCGAGGTACGGGTGCCCGGAGCGATCCGCTCCGAGGCGCTCCCGTCCCGCGCCGCGGTCGCGGCCGTCTCGGCGGGCCTGGCCACCGGAGGCGAGCCGGAAGGCAGACAGCGGCTCGTGGACTGGCTGGGGAAGTACGCCGACGGGTACGAGGAGGGCCACGACGACCTTCCCGGCGACGCCACCTCCCGCCTCTCCCCGTACATCCACTTCGGTGCGGTCTCGGCGGCCGAGGCCGTGCACCGGGCGCGGTCCCGGGGCGGGGCGGGCGCCGAGGCCTTCGTACGGCAGCTCTGCTGGCGCGACTTCCAGTACCAACTCCTCGCCGCCCGCCCCGGCGCCGCGGCCCGCGACTACCGCACCCGGGCCGACCGCTGGCGGCGCGGCAAGGCGGCCGAGGCCGACCTGCTCGCCTGGAAGGAGGGCCGCACCGGTTACCCCGTGGTGGACGCGGCCATGCGGCAACTCGCGCACGAGGGCTGGATGCCGGGCCGGGGCCGGCTGCTCGCCGCGTCCTTCCTGACCAAGACGCTCTACATCGACTGGCGCGCCGGAGCCCGCCACTTCCTCGACCTGCTGGTCGACGGCGACGTGGCCAACAACCAGCTCAACTGGCAGTGGGTGGCCGGTACCGGTACCGACAGCCGCCCCAACCGGGTGCTCAACCCGGTGATCCAGGGCAAGCGGTACGACCCCGACGGCGCGTACGTACGGCGCTGGATTCCGGAACTCGCCGGACTGTCGGGCCCTTCGGTCCACGAGCCCTGGCGGCTGGCCGGCCCCGAACGGGCCCGGTACGACTACCCGCACCCGCTGGTCGGGCTCCCGGAGGGGCTCGCCCGCTTCCGGCAGGCGCGGGGCAAGGACGGCCCGTGA
- a CDS encoding alpha/beta fold hydrolase has product MFARRPVRARHVSAAAVTLAVSLALCAGAAPGAARDDGDDRARPVDIGGGRRVLLDCRGSGSPTVVLVSGARGASDEWTHIADAARPGAEPKPDPSAVLPEVARFTRVCAYDRPGTTRLDGTPNRSTPVTQPTTAAAGVGDLRAVLDAAGEQPPYVLVGASWGAMIASLFARTEPARTAGVVTVDGASPFLQDTLTPAQWSAWMDKVRAMDTGKGLETPDYPGAVRELRGAPALPRGLPAVVLTSDHPWDLSVGGGSTWPAWLAAQRRLAEDLRARHVTDTDSGHGIAVEQPRLVARAIRDVVEQARAGQER; this is encoded by the coding sequence GTGTTCGCAAGACGCCCGGTCCGGGCCCGTCACGTGTCCGCCGCCGCTGTCACCCTCGCCGTCTCGCTCGCGCTGTGCGCGGGGGCGGCGCCCGGGGCGGCCCGGGACGACGGGGACGATCGGGCCCGCCCGGTGGACATCGGTGGCGGTCGCCGCGTGCTGCTGGACTGCCGCGGATCCGGATCCCCCACGGTCGTGCTCGTGTCCGGTGCCAGGGGCGCGTCCGACGAGTGGACGCACATCGCGGACGCCGCGCGTCCGGGGGCCGAGCCGAAGCCCGATCCGTCGGCGGTGCTCCCGGAGGTCGCCCGGTTCACGCGGGTGTGCGCCTACGACCGTCCCGGCACGACCCGGCTGGACGGTACGCCGAACCGTTCGACTCCGGTCACCCAGCCCACCACGGCGGCGGCGGGCGTCGGGGACCTGCGGGCGGTGCTCGACGCCGCCGGTGAGCAGCCGCCGTACGTACTGGTCGGTGCCTCGTGGGGAGCGATGATTGCCTCGCTGTTCGCGCGCACCGAACCGGCGCGGACCGCCGGGGTGGTGACCGTCGACGGCGCCTCCCCGTTCCTCCAGGACACCCTGACACCGGCCCAATGGTCGGCCTGGATGGACAAGGTCCGGGCCATGGACACCGGGAAGGGCCTCGAAACACCGGACTACCCCGGCGCCGTGCGGGAGCTGCGCGGGGCGCCGGCCCTGCCCCGGGGCCTGCCCGCCGTCGTGCTCACCTCCGACCACCCCTGGGACCTGTCGGTCGGAGGCGGATCGACCTGGCCGGCCTGGCTGGCCGCCCAGCGGCGCCTGGCGGAGGACCTGCGGGCCCGGCACGTCACCGACACCGACAGCGGCCACGGCATCGCCGTCGAGCAGCCGCGGCTCGTCGCACGGGCGATCCGTGACGTGGTCGAGCAGGCCCGCGCCGGTCAGGAGCGGTGA
- a CDS encoding cobalamin B12-binding domain-containing protein, with the protein MNEPAHPAELARPPHGITTGAVARRLGVAPTTLRSWDRRYGIGPAARQDGRHRRWTSGDIAVLQEMCRLTASGVPPAEAARAALAGTAPAEPAEPAAPAPSAPAAATPARQPGSGNGLPLGDVRQECRGLGRAAVRLDSPTMDEMLGSLIGEYGLVATWEEVMVPTLHAVGRKWETSGDQYVEVEHLLSWHVSTALRRVGIGAPSGHRASAPPILLACVPGEQHTLPLEALAAGLAELGLPARMFGAAVPPEALDQAVRRTGPVAVVLWAQARSTAHHALARHVADTTWGVKGARARTTVLLAGPGWAGPVPAPGMLRPGGLREALGLLRGLCEAATTTTTAVGRGGAGAAPHRS; encoded by the coding sequence ATGAACGAGCCCGCACACCCCGCCGAGCTGGCGCGGCCCCCGCACGGCATCACCACCGGAGCCGTGGCGCGCCGGCTGGGAGTCGCCCCCACGACACTGCGGTCCTGGGACCGGCGGTACGGCATCGGGCCGGCCGCCCGCCAGGACGGCAGGCACCGGCGGTGGACCTCCGGGGACATCGCCGTCCTGCAGGAGATGTGCCGTCTGACCGCGTCGGGGGTACCGCCCGCTGAAGCCGCGCGCGCCGCCCTGGCCGGGACGGCGCCCGCCGAACCCGCCGAGCCCGCCGCGCCCGCGCCCTCGGCGCCCGCTGCCGCCACACCGGCCCGTCAGCCGGGTTCGGGCAACGGCCTGCCGCTCGGCGACGTGCGCCAGGAGTGCCGGGGTCTGGGCCGGGCCGCCGTCCGCCTCGATTCACCGACCATGGACGAGATGCTCGGCTCCCTGATCGGCGAGTACGGCCTGGTCGCCACGTGGGAGGAGGTGATGGTGCCGACCCTGCACGCCGTGGGGCGCAAGTGGGAGACCTCGGGCGACCAGTACGTCGAGGTCGAACACCTGCTCTCCTGGCACGTCTCGACCGCGCTGCGCCGCGTGGGCATCGGGGCGCCGTCCGGACACCGGGCGAGCGCTCCCCCGATCCTGCTGGCGTGCGTACCGGGCGAGCAGCACACGCTCCCGCTGGAGGCGCTCGCCGCCGGTCTCGCCGAACTGGGACTGCCCGCCCGGATGTTCGGGGCAGCGGTGCCGCCCGAGGCGCTCGACCAGGCCGTGCGCCGGACGGGACCGGTCGCGGTCGTGCTGTGGGCCCAGGCCCGCTCCACCGCGCACCACGCTCTGGCCCGGCACGTCGCCGACACCACCTGGGGCGTCAAGGGCGCCCGGGCCCGGACCACGGTCCTCCTGGCGGGCCCCGGCTGGGCGGGACCCGTACCCGCCCCGGGCATGCTCCGCCCCGGCGGACTGCGGGAGGCCCTGGGCCTGCTGCGCGGACTGTGCGAGGCGGCGACGACCACCACGACCGCGGTGGGACGGGGAGGCGCCGGAGCGGCCCCTCACCGCTCCTGA
- a CDS encoding sigma-70 family RNA polymerase sigma factor, with translation MTAQSVTARPSPVPAAREQLLDHEVAMGFVHGDERCLSAAYRRWGGLVLALAARTLGDSREAEDVSQQVFLAAWQGRANYRPERGPFPGWLVGITRRKIADALAARTRRLDLVSAAGAALPPPGEPPAGPETVLDRLLVTGELAKLPRAQREVLAMAFYADLTQAQIAERTGLPLGTVKSHARRGLHRMRHCLGGEARGGGGGGGAGESAGRGRTRRNKIPSAGRPAPKYP, from the coding sequence ATGACCGCACAGAGCGTCACCGCCCGGCCGTCCCCCGTGCCCGCGGCCCGGGAGCAGCTTCTCGACCACGAGGTCGCGATGGGTTTTGTACACGGCGACGAGCGGTGCCTGAGCGCCGCCTACCGGCGCTGGGGCGGACTCGTCCTCGCCCTGGCGGCCCGCACCCTCGGCGATTCCAGGGAGGCCGAGGACGTCAGCCAGCAGGTCTTCCTGGCCGCCTGGCAGGGCCGCGCCAACTACCGGCCGGAGCGCGGCCCGTTCCCCGGCTGGCTGGTGGGCATCACTCGGCGGAAGATCGCCGACGCGCTCGCGGCGCGTACCCGCAGGCTCGATCTGGTGTCCGCGGCCGGCGCCGCCCTGCCGCCCCCGGGTGAGCCGCCGGCGGGTCCGGAAACCGTCCTGGACCGGCTGCTCGTCACCGGCGAACTGGCGAAACTGCCCCGCGCGCAGCGGGAGGTGCTGGCCATGGCGTTCTACGCGGACCTCACCCAGGCCCAGATCGCCGAGCGCACCGGACTGCCGCTGGGCACCGTCAAGAGCCACGCCCGGCGGGGGCTGCACCGGATGCGCCACTGCCTCGGCGGCGAGGCGCGCGGGGGCGGCGGCGGGGGTGGAGCGGGGGAGTCGGCCGGTCGCGGGCGCACCCGCCGGAACAAGATCCCATCCGCGGGCCGTCCTGCACCGAAGTACCCGTGA
- a CDS encoding NAD(P)/FAD-dependent oxidoreductase codes for MDVDRQRVAVVGGGVAGLTAAHVLQRTYDVVLYEADDRLGGHAHTHELPTEDAGTVHVDSGFIVHNERTYPHLLRLFRELGVTTQESEMSMSVRCDGCGLEYAGARGAAGLLGGGNLLRGRHLRMLAEVPRFHRAARRTLASPDTGETLGEFLDRRGFSPYFVGHFAIPLVAAVWSCAPDTALQYPARYLFRFLDHHGLLTVKGSPQWRTVTGGSASYVAKAAKHLTSVRTSTPVRAVVRAADHARVLTPDGDSTPYAAVVIAVHPDQALRLLADPTEDEVRILGAFTYSRNPTVLHRDTSLLPRSAHARASWNYWLPSCSARPESVQVSYDMNRLQQLPTAEPHIVTLNARGRVHPFDVIARMVYEHPVYTPRSVAAQEELPRLNTSVTAFAGAYHGWGFHEDGCRSGVAAAEALGVRW; via the coding sequence ATGGACGTGGACCGGCAGAGAGTCGCTGTGGTGGGCGGGGGCGTGGCCGGGTTGACGGCCGCCCACGTCCTGCAACGCACCTACGACGTGGTGCTGTACGAGGCGGACGATCGCCTCGGGGGCCACGCCCACACCCATGAACTGCCCACCGAGGACGCGGGAACGGTCCACGTGGACAGCGGATTCATCGTGCACAACGAGCGCACCTACCCGCACCTGCTGCGGCTGTTCCGCGAACTCGGCGTCACCACCCAGGAATCCGAGATGAGCATGTCGGTACGGTGCGACGGCTGCGGCCTGGAGTACGCGGGCGCCCGGGGCGCGGCCGGACTGCTCGGCGGGGGCAACCTGCTGCGCGGTCGCCACCTGCGCATGCTCGCCGAGGTGCCGCGCTTCCACCGCGCCGCCCGCCGGACGCTCGCCTCCCCCGACACCGGGGAGACCCTGGGCGAGTTCCTCGACCGGCGCGGCTTCTCCCCCTACTTCGTGGGCCACTTCGCCATCCCGCTCGTCGCGGCCGTCTGGTCCTGCGCACCGGACACCGCCCTCCAGTACCCCGCCCGCTACCTCTTCCGCTTCCTGGACCACCACGGACTGCTCACCGTCAAGGGGTCCCCGCAGTGGCGTACGGTCACGGGCGGTTCGGCGAGCTACGTGGCCAAGGCCGCCAAGCACCTGACCTCCGTCCGCACCTCGACCCCGGTCCGGGCCGTCGTGCGCGCCGCCGACCACGCGCGCGTGCTCACCCCCGACGGCGACTCGACCCCGTACGCGGCCGTGGTCATCGCCGTCCACCCCGACCAGGCGCTGCGCCTGCTGGCCGATCCGACCGAGGACGAGGTCCGGATCCTCGGCGCGTTCACGTACTCCCGCAACCCCACCGTGCTGCACCGCGACACCTCGCTGCTGCCCCGCTCCGCGCACGCGCGCGCCTCCTGGAACTACTGGCTCCCCTCCTGCTCCGCCCGCCCCGAGAGCGTGCAGGTCAGCTACGACATGAACCGGCTCCAGCAGCTACCGACCGCCGAGCCGCACATCGTCACCCTCAACGCCCGCGGCCGGGTCCACCCCTTCGACGTGATCGCCCGCATGGTGTACGAACACCCGGTCTACACCCCCCGGTCCGTCGCGGCGCAGGAAGAACTGCCCCGGCTGAACACGTCCGTGACCGCCTTCGCCGGCGCCTACCACGGTTGGGGCTTCCACGAGGACGGCTGCCGCTCCGGCGTCGCCGCGGCCGAAGCCCTGGGGGTGCGGTGGTGA
- a CDS encoding DUF1365 domain-containing protein encodes MNGTPVRQTPPRVPALYECTVAHARTTPVRHAFRQRTYLWLIDIDDPPRIPRALRPLARFDPRDHFGGRAPTLRAGLQAQLAAHGVENADGRVLMLAHARVLGHVFNPLTLYWCHDIAGTPVCVVAEVHNTYGERHCYVLRPGIDGLTDVPKDFYVSPFFAVEGFYRMRLPVPGDRLDLTVQLRHDDGTCPFTATVRGTHRPAGARALFGTALRHPWSTARVSAGIRFHGIRLFLRGLPVRPRPVRSPQEGTL; translated from the coding sequence GTGAACGGCACCCCCGTGCGGCAGACCCCGCCCCGCGTACCGGCCCTGTACGAGTGCACCGTGGCCCACGCCCGCACCACCCCCGTCCGCCACGCCTTCCGCCAGCGCACCTACTTGTGGCTCATCGACATCGACGACCCACCCCGCATACCCCGGGCGCTGCGCCCGCTGGCCCGGTTCGACCCCCGCGACCACTTCGGCGGCCGGGCGCCCACCCTGCGCGCGGGCCTGCAGGCCCAACTCGCCGCCCACGGAGTGGAGAACGCCGACGGACGCGTCCTGATGCTCGCCCACGCTCGGGTCCTCGGCCACGTCTTCAACCCGCTGACCCTCTACTGGTGCCACGACATCGCGGGCACTCCGGTCTGCGTCGTCGCCGAGGTCCACAACACCTACGGCGAGCGTCACTGCTACGTGCTGCGCCCCGGCATCGACGGGCTGACCGACGTCCCCAAGGACTTCTACGTCTCGCCGTTCTTCGCCGTCGAGGGCTTCTACCGGATGCGGCTGCCCGTCCCCGGCGACCGCCTCGACCTGACCGTGCAGCTGCGCCACGACGACGGGACCTGCCCCTTCACCGCGACGGTGCGGGGCACGCACCGGCCCGCCGGTGCCCGCGCCCTGTTCGGCACCGCCCTGCGCCACCCGTGGTCCACGGCCCGGGTCTCCGCCGGCATCCGCTTCCACGGCATCCGCCTCTTCCTCCGCGGCCTTCCGGTCCGCCCCCGTCCCGTTCGTTCCCCGCAGGAAGGCACCCTGTGA